One Microbacterium sp. zg-B96 genomic region harbors:
- a CDS encoding response regulator transcription factor, whose product MAQLLVLSSAPGGTAVLPALELLSHRVRQIPAEPAQLVNAPSADVIFVDARIDLVGAKSLCKILTTTGLDAPLVLVVTEGGLTAVSTDWGIDDVILVTAGPAEVDARVRLAVGRQSAEQVSTRIQTSGITIDESSYSAKVHGKPLDLTYKEFQLLHFFATHPSRVFTREQLLSEVWGYDYFGGTRTVDVHVRRLRAKLGDLEQLIGTVRNVGYRFNVYEDDQVPAPRERSQA is encoded by the coding sequence TTGGCCCAGCTACTCGTTCTGAGTTCCGCGCCTGGCGGCACTGCCGTGTTGCCTGCGCTCGAACTGCTGAGCCACCGCGTGCGCCAGATCCCCGCGGAGCCCGCGCAACTGGTGAACGCCCCCAGCGCCGATGTCATCTTCGTGGATGCCCGTATCGATCTGGTCGGCGCGAAGTCACTGTGCAAGATCCTCACCACCACCGGGCTCGACGCCCCGCTCGTGCTCGTGGTGACCGAGGGCGGCCTGACCGCGGTGTCCACCGACTGGGGCATCGACGACGTCATCCTCGTCACGGCGGGACCGGCCGAAGTCGACGCACGGGTGCGCCTGGCGGTGGGACGGCAGTCGGCGGAGCAGGTCTCCACCCGCATCCAGACCTCCGGCATCACGATCGATGAGTCCTCCTACTCCGCGAAGGTGCACGGCAAACCGCTGGATCTGACCTATAAGGAGTTCCAGCTGCTGCACTTCTTCGCGACGCACCCCTCGCGGGTGTTCACGCGCGAGCAGTTGCTGAGCGAGGTGTGGGGCTACGACTACTTCGGCGGCACGCGCACCGTCGATGTGCACGTGCGGCGCCTGCGCGCCAAGCTCGGCGACCTCGAGCAGCTCATCGGCACCGTGCGCAACGTCGGGTACCGCTTCAACGTGTATGAGGACGATCAGGTGCCCGCTCCGCGCGAGCGCTCGCAGGCGTGA